The following is a genomic window from Spirosoma foliorum.
AACTCGTAAGCTTTTCGTTATACTAGTCACGGCATTACCTGATAGTATTTATTACGGAAAGGTTATCGCTACTGGGTTCACAAGTAGTTAAATACTCTATTCTATAAGCTTTATTTATTGTTTTCTAAAAGCTCGATTCCCCCAATAAATTATGTTGCCTTTTTTTATAATCGACTCGCCATCAGTGGTAAAAAAAATGCCGGATTGATATTCGTTTACTTTGGTATCCCCTCCACTTGAACAATACAGGTAGCCATTCTTGATGAATAAGCGGAGCGTCTCTGGTTGACGATTGTTATATCCCTTATAAATGCCTACTAATCCACGCCAAGACGATTTGATAACACCAGCTTTTTCTGTAGGCGAATCATTGTAGATATAAAAATCTGCATCATGTTGATTGATATTCAGATAATGGGTGGGTTTACCCGCTTTTGAAAAGAAAAAGAAAAACCGATCACCATTCGTTGCTGAAAATTCGGCCCGGCTATGAGCCTTGAGCCAAACAGTGTCCGTTCCTGAAACGGTAGCAAGTTTACCCTTATGCTCAATCAGCGTAATGAGCCGTCGATTTGTTTTATAACTACCAGTTAACGTTCGTAAATAAGCTTTATCTAGGTGGACAATCACTTTGTTAACGGGTTGTAGCTGGGTTGCCGGTAAGCTGCCTACTTTAGCCTTTAACATAGCTTGCATAGCATACTCGTAAACATCACTGGTAAAGGATGAGCCAAGTCCATCATTGGTTAAGATAATGATGCCAATTTTAGCTTCCGGAATCCACGCTTGCTCAGCTCGGTAGCCGTAGCCCCCACCTGAATGATGGACAAGGGTAGTTCCGTGGTAGGGTTTTACCATAACCCCTAAACCGTACCCGGCGACCTGACCATCCTGCCTAAACTGGACGGTTTGCATCTGCTTAAGTAACGTTGGTGATATAAGGACTTTGTTGCCTACTCTACAACCGTTAAATTGAAATGTAAGAAACTTTGCCATTTCAGCCGCATTGGCGTAAAGCCCCCCCCGCAGCAACATCACCAATGTAGGTTCTTTTTAGAACGTTGTCGCCATAACATCCCTGAGCGATGTTGGTAAATTGGTAAGCCTCTTGTTGATTGTAGGTACTATTGATCATCCCAAGCGGGATTAGAAGATTTTTTTTTAGGTAATCGGCAACGGGTATTGCTGCTTTCTTAGCCAGAACGTAGCCTGCTAGATCGGGGCCAATATTCGAGTAGCTGTAAAACTGATTCACCCCAAACCGTTGCCATGACCCATTGATACTAGCGATA
Proteins encoded in this region:
- a CDS encoding serine hydrolase domain-containing protein, with translation MLLRGGLYANAAEMAKFLTFQFNGCRVGNKVLISPTLLKQMQTVQFRQDGQVAGYGLGVMVKPYHGTTLVHHSGGGYGYRAEQAWIPEAKIGIIILTNDGLGSSFTSDVYEYAMQAMLKAKVGSLPATQLQPVNKVIVHLDKAYLRTLTGSYKTNRRLITLIEHKGKLATVSGTDTVWLKAHSRAEFSATNGDRFFFFFSKAGKPTHYLNINQHDADFYIYNDSPTEKAGVIKSSWRGLVGIYKGYNNRQPETLRLFIKNGYLYCSSGGDTKVNEYQSGIFFTTDGESIIKKGNIIYWGNRAFRKQ